One stretch of Harmonia axyridis chromosome 1, icHarAxyr1.1, whole genome shotgun sequence DNA includes these proteins:
- the LOC123671048 gene encoding coagulation factor X-like, giving the protein MIVIVLLVVPILSGIFTGNAQKAPPIRRIVGGFEANIEDYPYIVSVQIYGKHICGGTIIKPDYILTAAHCTFTGVQMRVKAGTDNLRVGGVERKVKSIKRHPHYVDNRFNNDIAVMKLETPLEYIPGKIQSIKLPKPSDTVPLAWGTTMGWGETYNKNEKRNKLRALHLEIYSNEICESVGYRITEVMFCAGHIKEMKDSCNGDSGGPFVINNVQYGIVSHGPSDCASGLPGVYTKVPALVDWIKKVAHFTEYNVSEFSVTNFNQFSFKMIKFLFLVLPLLSGNAKKISPNKRIVGGYEAHIKNFPYMVSIQILKKHMCGGVIIKPDYIATAAHCLMSNKKHYRVKADTDDLRKKGVERKVTDVKIHPDFDFQQQIYDVAVIKLNAPLDYIPGKIQSIKLPKPSDSVPLGEATVIGWGETNNNDEKLYKLRALDLEIYSDEICESAGFNMTEVSFCAGHIDEPKNSCKGDSGGPLIIGDILYGIVSYGDTDCTIGIPAVYTKIPAVVDWIKEEANFPD; this is encoded by the exons ATGATTGTAATCGTGCTTTTGGTTGTGCCAATTTTGTCAG GTATATTCACAGGAAATGCTCAGAAAGCACCTCCAATTCGAAGAATTGTAGGTGGCTTTGAAGCCAATATAGAAGACTATCCATATATTGTATCCGTCCAAATTTATGGGAAACATATTTGCGGTGGCACAATCATCAAGCCTGATTACATACTGACAGCAGCCCACTGTACATTTACTGGAGTACAAATGAGAGTCAAAGCAGGCACTGATAACTTGCGAGTAGGAGGGGTAGAAAGGAAG GTTAAATCTATAAAAAGACATCCTCACTATGTTGATAATCGTTTCAACAACGATATAGCTGTGATGAAATTAGAAACCCCATTGGAATACATACCAGGAAAAATCCAAAGTATCAAGCTACCCAAACCTTCTGATACCGTTCCTCTGGCATGGGGAACAACTATGGGATGGGGTGAAACATATAACAAGAATGAGAAAAGGAATAAATTGAGGGCACTTCACCTCGAAATTTACAGTAACGAAATTTGTGAATCAGTAGGATATAGGATAACAGAGGTTATGTTTTGCGCAGGTCATATCAAGGAAATGAAGGATTCTTGCAAC GGAGATTCTGGTGGACCATTTGTAATAAACAATGTACAGTATGGAATAGTATCGCATGGACCTTCAGATTGCGCAAGTGGCTTACCAGGAGTATACACAAAAGTACCAGCTTTAGTAGATTGGATTAAGAAAGTAGCTCATTTTACCGAATA taatgtttCTGAGTTTTCAGTTactaattttaatcaattctcaTTCAAAATGATCAAATTCTTGTTTTTGGTTCTGCCGCTTTTATCAG GAAATGCTAAGAAAATATCTCCAAACAAAAGAATTGTAGGTGGTTATGAAGCCCACATTAAAAATTTTCCCTACATGGTTTCCatccaaattttgaaaaaacatatgtgCGGAGGAGTAATCATCAAACCTGATTACATAGCCACGGCAGCCCACTGTTTAATGTCTAATAAGAAACATTATAGAGTCAAAGCTGATACCGatgatttaagaaaaaaaggagTTGAGAGGAAG GTGACAGATGTAAAAATTCATCCCGATTTTGATTTCCAACAACAAATCTATGATGTGGCTGTGATAAAATTGAACGCACCATTGGATTACATTCCAGGAAAAATTCAAAGTATCAAACTGCCCAAGCCTTCTGATTCCGTTCCATTGGGTGAAGCCACAGTTATAGGATGGGGTGAAACAAATAACAATGATGAAAAACTCTATAAGTTGAGAGCACTCGATCTTGAAATTTATAGTGACGAAATTTGTGAGTCGGCTGGATTTAACATGACTGAGGTTTCATTTTGCGCTGGTCATATTGATGAACCGAAAAATTCCTGTAAA GGAGATTCTGGAGGTCCACTCATTATTGGCgatattttatatggaatagTATCATATGGGGACACTGACTGCACAATTGGCATACCTGCAGTATACACAAAGATACCAGCAGTAGTAGATTGGATAAAGGAGGAAGCTAATTTCCCTGACtag
- the LOC123686438 gene encoding protein obstructor-E encodes MYRKELFLVLCCLAGCFAQFKCPARTGYFPDPEQCDLYYVCSRGNYEEKLCPDGLVFDDTNPNKKKCDIPSNVDCGDRELLQEPKPSEGCPRANGFYRHSDPEACDKFVNCVEGTPIEMSCPPGLIYDDVESTCSWPTESNRKDCGNIKRDSLEDGFSCPDEEALGAEGSKMPHPTYAHPEDCQKFYICRNGLRPQKGACPYGKVYSEDTLKCEDPKDVPGCENYYSKDDKKPQGRSQ; translated from the exons ATGTATAGAAAGGAGTTATTTTTGGTTTTATGTTGTTTAGCAG GTTGCTTTGCTCAGTTCAAATGTCCAGCAAGGACAGGTTATTTTCCTGATCCGGAGCAATGCGATCTCTACTACGTCTGCTCCAGAGGAAACTATGAGGAAAAACTTTGTCCTGATGGTCTAGTGTTCGACGACACAAATCCCAATAAGAAGAAATGCGACATACCATCCAATGTTGATTGTGGAGATCGAGAACTCTTAC AGGAACCAAAGCCTAGTGAAGGATGTCCTAGAGCTAACGGATTCTACAGACACTCAGATCCAGAAGCTTGTGATAAATTCGTCAATTGCGTTGAAGGAACACCAATTGAAATGTCTTGCCCACCTGGTCTCATCTATGATGATGTGGAAAGTACTTGCTCATGGCCTACTGAGAGCAATAGGAAGGATTGTGGAAACATCAAAAGAG ACTCATTAGAAGACGGTTTCTCTTGCCCTGATGAGGAGGCTCTTGGTGCAGAAGGAAGCAAAATGCCACATCCTACTTACGCTCATCCTGAGGATTGCCAGAAGTTCTACATCTGTAGGAATGGTCTTAGGCCTCAAAAAGGAGCTTGTCCTTATGGAAAGGTTTACAGTGAGGATACCTTGAAATGTGAGGACCCTAAGGATGTCCCTGGCTG tgaGAACTATTACTCAAAAGATGATAAGAAACCTCAGGGAAGAAGCCAATGA